From one Bifidobacterium sp. WK012_4_13 genomic stretch:
- a CDS encoding RimK family alpha-L-glutamate ligase → MSENLKVWALISGFDDVFTTYQDMFPQELRDKATTIYPEQVTVGIGDGKNIQLFYQGKPIERPDVFWPMISNTETASLEKLLVRAGIPSIVNMREVEVARSKVDTYQLLKANGIPVPDSFVFFDKPDKSAIEQHFGYPFVVKPNYGFGGEGVTLIKSEEEFDAFIAQAAYGQTYIAQEYIATSRGRDVRVVLLNGEYLYSTMRKASDPQEFRSNVHVGGELLKYPIDQETQALCARVASLFDLPLIGLDLMFGTEGFVLAEVNAFPGMYPAYMLQALNAAIEGFEASRSPGIYDDLQSSLTDMSALDSDFFENDSHQLD, encoded by the coding sequence ATGTCCGAGAACTTGAAGGTCTGGGCCCTGATTTCTGGATTCGACGACGTGTTCACGACATATCAGGATATGTTTCCTCAGGAGTTGCGCGACAAGGCGACGACTATCTATCCAGAGCAGGTTACGGTCGGCATCGGTGACGGAAAGAACATTCAATTGTTCTATCAGGGCAAGCCCATCGAACGTCCCGATGTCTTCTGGCCGATGATCAGCAACACGGAGACAGCCTCCCTTGAGAAGCTGCTCGTTCGCGCTGGAATTCCGAGCATCGTGAACATGCGTGAGGTCGAGGTCGCGAGAAGCAAGGTCGACACCTATCAGCTGCTGAAGGCGAATGGAATACCCGTGCCGGACTCATTCGTGTTCTTTGACAAACCCGATAAGTCCGCGATTGAACAGCATTTCGGATATCCCTTCGTCGTGAAGCCCAACTATGGCTTCGGAGGAGAGGGCGTGACCCTCATCAAGTCGGAGGAAGAATTCGATGCCTTCATCGCTCAGGCTGCATATGGCCAGACCTACATCGCGCAGGAATACATCGCGACGTCGCGCGGTAGGGATGTGCGGGTCGTGCTGCTCAATGGCGAATACCTCTATTCGACGATGAGAAAGGCGAGTGACCCACAGGAGTTCCGCTCCAATGTGCACGTCGGAGGCGAATTGCTGAAATATCCGATCGATCAGGAGACGCAGGCGCTGTGTGCACGGGTCGCCTCACTCTTTGACCTTCCTCTTATAGGGCTGGACCTGATGTTCGGGACCGAAGGGTTCGTTCTTGCGGAGGTCAACGCATTCCCGGGCATGTATCCTGCATACATGCTTCAGGCGCTGAATGCAGCCATCGAAGGTTTCGAGGCATCACGATCGCCTGGCATTTACGATGATCTGCAGAGCTCCTTGACAGACATGTCTGCACTTGATTCTGATTTCTTCGAGAATGACAGCCATCAACTTGACTGA